ATTATTGTTCCAAAGAAGTTCCTCCACTCGTTGGCCATACAGCCCATACTCCTTTCCTTCCTAATGTCGGAATCATCACATGGcctatttccttatttttaatattatattatataattttaagaaaGCTTTATATTGTTGGATATCATTTCTTTCATTTATGTGTTTTTAAGACTCTTTTGATaaagtaagaattttttttttactatgtaCTTTAGTGCTTTAGAGCCTAATTGGCCTCCTATGCGTAAaacccttttatatatatatatatatatatttatatgagaaaGTCTAGTGCCACAACCACAATGCACAACTTATGCTACACTCGCCATGTGGCTGGTAGGGTGCTACAACTcgccatgtggcgagttgtggcatAAGTTGTGCATTTTTCTGTGGCACTAGACTTTCTCTATTTATATTTAGAGCCATTAAATTGGCCTCCTATGCGTAAaacccttatatatatatatatatatataagtttttgttGTAAGGTTTTTACTCTACATTTTTGTTGGAGAATCAAGATGACACTTATGGATTTAAAAGTATTTATCTAGCTAAAACAAGATGTTTACTACACTTTCCATTTTGACATTTTCCCAGTCCTGAGATCCAAACAATGATGGGAATTAGacaatttttctttaacaattAAATGGTAGAAAAAAGCAGTTTTTTGTGCACACCAACATCTCATTGTAGAGTTTTACCAATCAACAATACCATATAGTATAACTCAAACAAACCacatttacaatttaaaatttgggaAATAAACTAAGCTTGTAAAGGACAAAACCTCtggcattaaaaaatgaacTCTTTGGAGTTTGCAGTTTGGTTCTAACTATAGATAATTAGCTAAATTTTCTAACATACAAACATGAACatcaaaaaaaaggaaacaaactACATTACAgttctgataaaaaaaaaaacaaaaaaaaacttgtctGTCAACCAATGCTTTAAAGTATTTATTGGAAACAATATCATGACCCATTTTTTTCAATCTTAGGTATTTGCTACACATAAATATTGGTGATCAAATTCCATGTTACTACAAGATTCCCTACATGTTGTGTCTTGGTCATGTTGtacttctatttttttcctcttaattaatcatacttaaatatattttggttttttttttccccttaaattttgtttagggGTGTTTCATTCGTGTTAACAATTAACGGAGTACAGAAATTATTACACAACTATAGATAAAAGACACAAAAGAGACAGAACGAGCAGAGCCTATAAATTGAAAGCACAAGACCCACTCATGTGACTGAAAGGAGACACAATATTTTATAACTGCCACTTGCCATAACTAATAATACTAGACATTGGCAAGAACAACACCAAAAGGGAACATCAACAACACTTACGTATCTCCTGTAATGGCTGCTTTATGACAATCACTCCCTTTGCCTCTGAGAGCACCTATCTCTATATACTTCTTTGCGTTATCCCAGGCACCACCAAATGTGTTCAAGAAAAGAGCCATAAGAATTCCTGAAACTGTTCCAAACATCAGCATGGCAGCCACAACTTTAGCCCCAAGCAGAGGATGCCCTGTATAGGaacccaaaatccaaaacagtAAACCTGCAAGTGATATGAACTCAACTTGAGTCCTTCATTATATAGAATATAGACTGGAATAGATAATACACATCATAGAAAAAAAACAAGTCCATAGATAGTATACCACAGTATAccacaatataaataaatgaaaacataaATCAACAAATTGCTTTTCAATACATGGACTATTTGTGTGGTTATCTTGCAACTTTAGAATCTAAAATGATACTGCTGCTATAACCACCACCAGCACCTGCCACACCACTAGGTCTCATACTACTTCCATCACACAACACTTCAATAAAcagagaaaatatatattttgaagccaTAATTATCTGATTTAGAATATTTGACAGTACTTCTACCATTTCCAAATCATACATGATATAAATGTTAGTGTAATAGTGGCagtagtaataaaaaataataataacttggTCCTCCAATTAttgggaaaaattaaatttagtctCTCGACTATTAATTGTGCCAATTTAATCCCTcaactttcaaaatcaagtcAATTTCATCCTTAGGGCTCCTCTCTTAAATTTTAACAGATTTAATAATTCACATTGActtcatttcaaatttttacacttcaattattaacctttaatgtatattttttttgccaGATCAATTAATTCCACCAAATTTAAACGGAGAGGAGATCCAAGGAAAAAAGTACTATTAGTAGATGATACAATTAGTAGTTGAGGGACCAAAGTGAATTTTACCTAATAGTTGAAAGATTAAAACAGGACATAGGCTACAATGAGAATGAGAGCAGTCAACCCACCAACAATTATAGGCGACAAAATAGCCAAAGCACCAGGTTTTATCATTTCCCTCAAAGATGCAGTTGCTACAATAGCAACACAGCGACTATAATCTGGTTTCTCCTTGTAGTCCTGCAACAAGCAAGTTAAAACAATGATCacttaaaacaaataattaaagtGCAATACACAAGTTACAAACTCTTAAAGAATTTATCACCAAAGGGTTACCTACTGACTCATCTCTACAATTCCTCCGGCATTATCTCCTATTGGACCAAACATATCCACCCATTTCAAACCCTAACAATCCACCATTTTCTACACTCCAAACCCCAAACTTCTACACACCCAACAGATCCACAATAATAATTCATCGAACAAAGAAACCCTAACGCACTGTTTGGTTagtaaaaaatagaaacaaaaagtCATCATTTCGTAGATCTAATACACGATTCTCTTTGGCATCCCTTAAAAGTTTGCATTTTCAGAGTATCCAAATAGATTCAAGactcacaaacaaaaaaaaaaaaaaaaaaaaagacttggtGAACAAAATCGAAGATTTGAGAAAAGCAAAACAAGGATAGGAATATCGGTATTCGAATCGGGAATAGGAGGAAGTGAGTGACAGACCTTTGGATTTGGACAAAAGGCGGGACGAGAAGGCCATGATCGGGGTAGACTCTCAGCGGCGTCGTTTTGAGTTGCTTCTTCTTGTTCGAGTTGTTTTGGTTGATAGGGTGCGTTTATGTGAGCTGAgcctttgttgttgttgtttttctttttcttttgtatttataCTAAATGGGTTAAGCCGCGTTTAATCAAACGCAGCTGCAGACATGGATAAGCTGCGTTTGATGAAACGCAGCTCTAAGCATCTTTGAAGCTGCGTTTTTTAAACGCAGCTCCAAacatattgcaaaaaaaatgaaaagataaaaccAGATGGGTctgtagccgcgtttttaaaaacgcggcttaaGTCCTAGGGAGCTAAACGCAGACTCAGGATGACAAAATGCGGCTTCAAAGctggtctatagccgcgtttagtAAACACGGCTATAGGTCCAACGCTGGAGCTGCGTTCTACACAAACGCAGCTCAAAGTTTCACCTTTAGCCGCGTTTTTGTAAAACGCGGCTTAAAGAcgcgttttttgtagtgatcCCACCATTACATGCTTATATCAATCATGATAATCgcccctcttttcttttctttttcttttgatagaaTGATAATCACCACCTTAAGCATTTTAAGTTGTCCAAACGCAATCATACAACTTCCTTTTGCCCTTCCCTAATTCTTGCCTAAGgattaataacataaaatttaatgtACAAGGGGTCTTTTTGCAATTCACTCAAAACCCAAGAGGTCTTTTTGCAATTCACTCAAAACCCAAGAGGTCTTTTTGCAATCTGGCCTTAGTTTTTACATTTTCACTTTAGGGATTATATTTATAGGGCAGGGGCTGAGATATCAGACATGACAACAACCATCATGACCCATTATCCCAAGAAGAGATAATGGGAgtgtgtgagaaagagagaaggaattAGAATTGATCAAGCATTTGAATACGGATTGTGATTTAGCAtcaatagtaaagaaattcattgtattgagtTATAATGacatttcttcatttttaacCCACTACAGAAAACAATTGGACCATTTATCAGTTGAGCTTACAATATATTGAATTTGATAGTAATGGCTGCCCCTATATATTGGATAAGGATTGAAATAGGAATAAATAAGCCAACCAACATAACTGCAAAGAAGCATGAAAGAAAAGACAACTAGAATATGAGTATTCTCTGTGACAAAAAATTATACTCATATTGCTCTTTGCCACCTATCCCTTTTATAAGTTTGCATTAACAAATTGCAAACTTATAGAAAGGGATAGGTGGCAAAGAGAAATAGATGATACATAGAATCTGCTCCTTTATGAAGATGTGGTATGAGGATATTTGAGTGTGACGCTCTTGTGTGCATTCTAAGAAAATCAGGCCAACACAATTTGAAGTACTCCACtcacaattttctttcttttttagaagaACTCTACTCACAATTGATTCCtgtagaaatttaaaaaatagtaacttCAACATAGATTttgtatcctttttttttattttttataatctataaGTGAACCTGAACATAGACTTTCATAGTGTCTCCCAGTGCAAAGAGATCAGAAGTTACAATGATGTATAAAGTTCTAGTTCCAGATTGCAAgcattttcttttcacttttttctgtTGCTTGTTCTTTCTGGGCATTTTATGGAGGGATTTGGGAAATGCTGTTAGAGAAGGGCCATATGCATCAAGCTAAACAAAGAAACTAGTGTCTTACATGTTGACCCTCATTTCATTAACCTAGTCTATCAATCATCATAGGTTACAATACATGTTTTACAAAAGCAGGCAAATAACATTAGTACCCAAAATAACTACACTAGGTCATTCAATGCCAATAAGTTGATCAGTTCCTTCgattacatatatattttgacaTGTACCCCTTGTTTTACCAGCTCTTCCAAATTGGCAATTAGCTATGTTGATTATTATCAACTTAAGACACAACTAATTGACTATAAACACTTAAAAGATTGTCAAGCAGATTAACATTGTTCAACATGATCCAATGTATGAGACAGCTACCTACTTCTAAAGTTCCAAGTGTCAACACTCTTCAAGTCTAAACATCTCTTCCATCCACCAAGTCAACCTTGTTATATCCTGGAGCAAGAAAATATCTGGGTAAACCTCaaatctatgaaaaaaaatcttcattatAAAAATTCTGACTTTTCTTGAACAATCCAAAATATTAGATTTTACAATTCATATTGCAGGCCAGTATCTTAGTTGTGTTTTGCCCCAGTTCTTATGTTGACCAACATTGCATTATTTTCATGACCCTCATACATAGAAGATAACAATTCTACCCTATATTTTTGTGCTTTTGATCCAGAAaatcatatttggtatttttcCATCTTGTCGTcaaagaagaaccttcttttTCCCTTGCATTAGCATCAAGTATACAGACAATTGAACGTTCTAATTCCTCCACTACTCAACATCCCCTACTTGATAGGTCTAGATTTTATATTAATTCAGAGGCTTTAACAATTTCTGgatcaatttattttctaaaataagaCAAGATTTTAAAATGGCTCTATTTAATGGAATGTGTGctatttctaaataaatagtaatatattTTTGTACACACagacaaacacacacacacacactcaactTTTGTGAGAAAATAAAAGCATCATTTTGTTCTCTACCATTTGTATTTCAATTAACCAAGCCAATTAACCAATCCTCTCTATTGTAATCACACTGCAAGATTACAACACAGAACTAAACAATTTGTGTTGCAGTCAAGCCTACCAAATtcagaagaggaaaaaaagtaGAACAACCCTGAAGAGGTTTTGCTATGGAAGCACTGTGCTGAATAGAGGCATAAGTAAACAACTGATTCAGAGAACAAAACCCAATTCATATTCAAGTATTTGATTTTTCTGacaacattaaaattaaaaacaaaatttctaccAAGTTTATAATGATGTGTAAATGGATAAAGCGTAAGTCAAAATCCACCACAAGTAAATTACTGTCAAATAATGTGTTAGAAGGGAGAAAAGGTGGCTTTTATCTTCTTGGGTTGAAGTTTATAATCATAAGCCCAAACCCACCTAAAAAGCTACATTAACTAGAATGGACATACAGTTAATcttttaaagaatttatttttctattgatACAACAAAAAGGGCTGGTACAACGAAGAACCCTAGCCTCAGTTAATACCTGTTATGAACAGCAAATAACACTTACATCCCCTGCTTCAGCCAGTCAGAAGTGTCTTCCATTATCACTTCTAATCTTCAAGGTAGCCTTCTCTTCTTCAGCAAATAACACTTGCATCCTGCAATATCTGACTTGCAATCAAGAGGACAAGTTAAGACAATCCTTTAGGCTTGgctctcagaaaaaaaaataatttgattgcCAAATATCTTAgcagtctttttcttttccgtacCTGCGATTTGACCACGAAAGCTGGCATGCCACCCCGGCCACCTCTCCATCTCGGAAGAAGCTTACCAAAACCCTTTAGCGGTGATCACCAATTGTAAGCTATCAGGAGCTGCGCACACTCTTAACAGGCCTCTTTGGTCTTTCATCATGAGGTTGCAAAGCCTGAGTTGTTCAAAAGCACTGAGTACCTATAAAACAGAGACATAGAGAGCATTAGGACAGATTGCGTAGAGCTTTCTatccttttttgtttattttttatttttattttttgcaatttataaGTAAAGAGCGCTTAAGTAAAACACTCTTTAGACAGTGCATTACAACTTTCTGTCATCTAGGGTTACAGCAACCAGCAAGCTTCCCAATTCCTCCTCAATACTCACATATGTTTTAGACTACACATGGCCTCTCCTCAACTACTCCTTGATGGTTCTCTGAACTTTTTGAGTACATGTTGGGGCTTACAAAgttgcataatttttatttttctatgatAAGATTTAGAAACTCCTAAGCTGGATGTTGCATATTCCCAATCACAATCAATCCAAAGGGCATTATTGTTGATCTATAATTTTATATCCAAACAACTTGATCTGTCATTCCAACATTCATTACCATAAATGAAGTACAAATCAGAACCtttctttgtattcaactccaTCAGGACTCTCATTCAAAATGTCATTATTTAATGAGAGCTACTAAAAAATTATCCCGTTCAATGATAAATATGAATTGTGTTCAACAACCTATGTTAcctactaaaattttatttacttcaAGATGACAGTGTTAACAACCTATGTTACTCACTACCTAGTACATTTTATTTACTTCATGACGACAGTGTTTACATCATTTCATCAAGGgaaaaaatatatgtgaaaaaGGAAAAGTGTGCATTGCACATCTGTGCTGTGGGGTGCTCTTTAATGACAGCTAGAGGAAATGAAACAGGAAAATCCTTTATCCTAGCAACATTACTGATGAGAAAGCATGGCACCTTGATATAAGTTATCCAAAGATATCATCGGTGGTCACTGTTTGGCAAATTTCATCACCAGTGAAGCCATTCTGACTGGGGAGATCCTTTATTTCCATGTAATCTTCATTAAGCTTAAATTTTGATCTTCTAGTACATCTTTACCACCCATAATGCCAAATCTTCTACTGCATGATGCAACCATCCAGGTCGAAGCTTGAGCATTGCATGTAGGACCAATCTTATTCCATCTGTGCAATTGCTCTAATTCAAGGTTAATATAATAACAGTCCATGAGAATCACTACTAGCAAATATTGGTCATCCTCTTCACCTACAACTTCAAAATAACTCCCATTACATGCAAGAATTTATTCTAAAGGGCACCAAAGCAAAATTGGAACAATTATATTGTTTCATACAGTTAACAAAATCAATCTCCAACATTACTTGAAATGGGGAGATTTCAGAGTTTTTATACAACACTTGCAGGAAAACTAAATGCAGTAATTGCATTATCGTAAAATTAAAACTTATGACAACACTAATTATTCAAAGTTTTTACATTGACTTATGCTAGTGTAGTTTTTCGCATGGCCTTCATCGATAATTATGCAGATGGTCATAAATTATATATCAAGTCATAAATTGAATGTACCAATCCTTTCAACATGTAGGTagtattgagagagagagagagagagatcatcaGTCCCAGCTCATAGTCCTCAATGTCCGGTGAGTGACTTTAgtaatttttcctttcattgGTGTTGCCATTTCcacaaatcaaaaacaaaaatttgaaatttgggaGAGTTATATTATGGTATGTTTATTCATGAGATcttaatttgaaacttatgaGAGTCATATGAAATTTTACACCTTCAAAAGAACTCTAAAAAGGAGTAAATATGGGGAAAATCTCACCAAATGCTACAGCCTGTTATAGGCTTGTGAAAAGAAAATCTCATTGGCACCAT
The DNA window shown above is from Quercus lobata isolate SW786 chromosome 7, ValleyOak3.0 Primary Assembly, whole genome shotgun sequence and carries:
- the LOC115953511 gene encoding pyrophosphate-energized membrane proton pump 3-like isoform X2, with amino-acid sequence MIKPGALAILSPIIVGHPLLGAKVVAAMLMFGTVSGILMALFLNTFGGAWDNAKKYIEIGALRGKGSDCHKAAITGDTFSSAFVTAHALEA
- the LOC115953511 gene encoding pyrophosphate-energized membrane proton pump 3-like isoform X1 — translated: MIKPGALAILSPIIVGLLFWILGSYTGHPLLGAKVVAAMLMFGTVSGILMALFLNTFGGAWDNAKKYIEIGALRGKGSDCHKAAITGDTEERD